One segment of Phragmites australis chromosome 13, lpPhrAust1.1, whole genome shotgun sequence DNA contains the following:
- the LOC133889104 gene encoding uncharacterized protein LOC133889104, producing the protein MPKKMGVNSKAEAARERRSAAEADRRNHQERAKEEQYWAEAEGTKSRAARRRQEEAEKRAEAAARKAENRRLAEAEAAAVAASASAPSKAAARKAARVAAPAPKVTEAELARLREEERLRLEREAEAAKKRAARTAEEEEYERVVLVANTNRDDSVIEARSVDEAIARMSIVDSQAALPADKHPERRLKSSFKAFEEAELPKLKEEKPGLTLNQYKDMIWKLWKKSPDNPLNQAAE; encoded by the exons ATGCCGAAGAAGATGGGCGTGAACTCCAAGGCGGAGGCGGCCCGCGAGCGCCGCTCCGCCGCGGAGGCCGACCGCCGCAACCACCAGGAGCGCGCCAAGGAGGAGCAGTACTGGGCCGAGGCCGAGGGCACCAAGTCccgcgccgcgcgccgccgccagGAGGAGGCCGAGAAGCGCGCCGAGGCCGCCGCTCGCAAGGCCGAGAACCGCCGCctcgccgaggccgaggctgccGCCGTGGCCGCCTCCGCCTCGGCGCCGTCCAAGGCGGCCGCGCGCAAGGCAGCCCGCGTCGCCGCCCCCGCGCCCAAGGTCACCGAGGCCGAGCTCGCGCGCCTCCGCGAGGAGGAGCGCCTCCGCCTCGAGCGCGAGGCCGAGGCCGCCAAGAAGCGCGCCGCGCGGaccgccgaggaggaggagtatgAGCGCGTCGTCCTCGTCGCTAACACCAACAGGGACGACTCCGTTATCGAGGCCAGATCGGTCGACGAGGCAATCGCCCGGATGTCGATCGTTGACTCGCAGGCGGCCCTGCCCGCAGACAAGCATCCCGAGCGTCGCCTCAAGTCGTCCTTCAAG GCATTTGAAGAGGCTGAACTCCCTAAGCTGAAGGAAGAAAAGCCAGGCCTAACTCTGAATCAGTACAAAGACATGATTTGGAAACTATGGAAGAAGTCTCCAGACAACCCTCTTAACCAG GCTGCTGAGTGA